The Pseudomonas sp. MPC6 nucleotide sequence ACTTCGGGTAAATACGCCTGGCTCAAGAGTGAGGTGGACGCGTGGATTCTGGCGCGCGCCGCTGCACGTACGGCCAGTCCGCTGGCTGCTTTCGACGGTGCCAGTCAACCCGCTTGAATTCCCTACGGACAAAAGAAAGCCCCGATGAGTTGACGCTCGACCAGGGCTTAAGAGGTATTTCCGATGAGTAATTATAGCTCGACCGCGTCGGCGAGTCACCGACTGCCGCCGACCATTTTCGACCTCGTCGCTCAGCATCAGGCCGGTAAGGCGAAGGCACCGTCAATGCTGGCAACCCCTGTGCAGT carries:
- a CDS encoding AlpA family transcriptional regulator; its protein translation is MQATGIASRLSLDKYVSIGWFPAPVEVGPPRRNGTSGKYAWLKSEVDAWILARAAARTASPLAAFDGASQPA